One Thermococcus kodakarensis KOD1 genomic window carries:
- the leuS gene encoding leucine--tRNA ligase, protein MAELNFKAIEEKWQKRWMEARVFEPDRKAKPKEKKFYITVAFPYLSGHLHVGHARTYTIPDVIARFKRMQGYNVLFPMGWHITGAPIVGIAERIKNRDPKTIHIYRDVYKVPEEILWKFEDPKEIVKYFMKAAKETFIRAGFSVDWTREFHTTSLFPPFSKFIEWQFWTLKDMGLVVKGAHRVRWDPVVGTPLGDHDIMEGEDVQILEYVIIKFILEENGETIYLPAATLRPETVYGVTNMWLNPEATYVKAKVRKGDREELWIVSKEAAYKLSFQDREIEVIEEFKGEKLIGKYVKNPVTGDEVIILPAEFVDPDNATGVVMSVPAHAPFDHIALEDLKKETEILLKYDIDPRVVEEISYISLISLEGYGEFPAVEEAERLGVKSQKDKEKLEQATKNIYKAEYHKGIFKIEPYAGKPVQEVKELVAKEMMEKGIAEIMYEFADKPVISRFGNQAVIKIIHDQWFIDYGNPEWKAKAREALANMTIYPESRRAQFEAVIDWLDKKACARKVGLGTPLPWDPDWVIESLSDSTIYMAYYTISRHINQLRKEGKLDAEKLDREFFDYIFREPFSEEKERKLSEKTGIPAETIHEMKEEFEYWYPLDWRCSAKDLIPNHLTFFIFNHVAIFDKKHWPKGIAVNGFGTLEGQKMSKSKGNVLNFIDAIEENGADVVRLYIMGLAEHDSDFDWRRKEVGKLRKQVERFYELVSEFATYEAKEGVELKDIDRWMLHRLNKAIEGATKALEEFRTRTAVQWAFYTVLNDLRWYLRRTEGRDDDAKRYVLRTLADVWVRLMAPFTPHISEELWEKLGGEGFVSLAPWPEPVPEWWNETVEAEEDFVKSLIEDIKEIITVAKIENPKRAYIYTAPEWKWRVVEVVAEKRDFKAAMAELMKDPEMRKHGKEVSKLIQRLIKERAFEVKRIDEEKALREAKDFIEKELGIEIIINPEEDRGGKKKQAMPLKPAVFVE, encoded by the coding sequence ATGGCTGAGCTTAACTTTAAGGCCATCGAGGAGAAGTGGCAGAAGCGCTGGATGGAAGCGAGGGTTTTTGAGCCGGACAGGAAGGCAAAGCCCAAGGAGAAGAAGTTCTACATAACGGTTGCGTTCCCATACCTCTCGGGCCACCTTCACGTCGGCCACGCGAGGACGTACACAATACCCGATGTTATAGCCCGCTTCAAGAGGATGCAGGGCTACAACGTGCTGTTCCCGATGGGCTGGCACATCACAGGCGCGCCGATAGTCGGTATCGCCGAGAGGATAAAGAACCGCGACCCCAAGACAATCCACATCTACCGCGACGTTTACAAGGTTCCCGAAGAGATACTGTGGAAGTTCGAAGACCCGAAGGAGATAGTCAAGTACTTCATGAAGGCCGCGAAGGAGACATTCATAAGGGCCGGCTTCTCCGTTGACTGGACGAGGGAGTTCCACACAACCAGCCTCTTCCCGCCCTTCAGCAAGTTCATAGAGTGGCAGTTCTGGACGCTCAAGGACATGGGGCTGGTCGTCAAGGGCGCCCACAGGGTCAGGTGGGATCCTGTCGTGGGCACTCCCCTCGGTGACCACGACATAATGGAGGGTGAGGACGTCCAGATACTCGAATACGTCATAATCAAGTTCATCCTTGAGGAGAACGGCGAGACCATCTACCTGCCAGCCGCGACCCTGAGGCCCGAGACAGTCTATGGAGTCACTAATATGTGGCTGAACCCAGAGGCAACCTACGTGAAGGCAAAGGTGAGGAAGGGCGACAGGGAGGAACTCTGGATCGTCAGCAAGGAAGCAGCTTACAAGCTCTCCTTCCAGGACAGGGAGATAGAGGTCATCGAGGAGTTCAAGGGCGAGAAGCTCATCGGAAAGTACGTCAAGAATCCGGTGACGGGTGACGAGGTTATAATCTTGCCAGCCGAGTTCGTTGACCCTGACAACGCCACGGGCGTCGTCATGAGTGTCCCAGCCCACGCACCCTTCGACCACATAGCCCTCGAAGACCTGAAGAAGGAGACCGAGATACTGCTCAAGTACGACATCGACCCGCGCGTCGTGGAGGAGATAAGCTACATCTCGCTGATAAGCCTAGAGGGCTACGGCGAGTTCCCGGCTGTTGAAGAGGCCGAGAGGCTCGGAGTCAAGAGCCAGAAGGACAAGGAGAAGCTGGAGCAGGCGACCAAGAACATCTACAAGGCCGAGTACCACAAGGGAATCTTCAAGATAGAGCCCTACGCCGGAAAACCCGTGCAAGAGGTCAAGGAGCTTGTTGCCAAGGAAATGATGGAGAAGGGCATCGCCGAGATAATGTACGAGTTCGCCGACAAACCTGTCATAAGCCGCTTCGGAAACCAGGCCGTCATCAAGATAATCCACGACCAGTGGTTCATAGACTACGGAAACCCAGAGTGGAAGGCCAAGGCGAGGGAAGCACTTGCTAATATGACCATCTACCCCGAGAGCAGGAGGGCGCAGTTTGAAGCAGTTATAGACTGGCTGGACAAGAAGGCCTGTGCCAGGAAGGTTGGCCTTGGAACACCGCTCCCGTGGGACCCGGACTGGGTTATCGAGAGCCTTAGCGACTCGACGATCTACATGGCCTACTACACCATAAGCAGACACATCAACCAGCTGAGGAAGGAAGGTAAACTCGACGCCGAGAAGCTCGACAGGGAGTTCTTCGACTACATCTTCCGCGAGCCCTTCAGCGAGGAGAAGGAGAGGAAACTGAGCGAGAAGACGGGGATTCCGGCGGAGACCATCCACGAGATGAAGGAAGAGTTCGAGTACTGGTACCCGCTCGACTGGCGCTGTTCGGCCAAAGACCTAATCCCGAACCACCTGACGTTCTTCATCTTCAACCACGTGGCCATCTTTGATAAAAAGCACTGGCCCAAGGGAATAGCGGTAAACGGCTTCGGAACGCTGGAAGGCCAGAAGATGAGCAAGAGCAAGGGCAACGTGCTGAACTTCATTGACGCAATCGAGGAGAACGGCGCCGACGTTGTGAGGCTCTACATAATGGGCCTGGCCGAGCACGACAGCGACTTCGACTGGAGGAGGAAGGAAGTGGGCAAGCTGAGGAAGCAGGTCGAGAGGTTCTACGAGCTGGTGAGCGAGTTCGCCACGTACGAGGCCAAGGAAGGCGTCGAGCTGAAGGACATAGACAGGTGGATGCTCCACCGCCTGAACAAGGCCATTGAAGGAGCAACCAAAGCCCTTGAGGAGTTTAGAACGAGAACCGCTGTGCAGTGGGCGTTCTACACCGTCCTCAACGACCTCCGCTGGTACCTGAGGAGAACGGAGGGAAGGGACGACGATGCAAAGCGCTATGTCCTGAGAACGCTCGCCGACGTCTGGGTCAGGCTGATGGCCCCGTTCACGCCTCACATCAGCGAGGAGCTCTGGGAGAAGCTCGGCGGAGAGGGCTTCGTCAGCCTCGCTCCCTGGCCCGAGCCGGTTCCGGAGTGGTGGAACGAGACGGTTGAGGCCGAGGAAGACTTTGTCAAGTCCCTCATAGAGGACATCAAGGAGATCATAACAGTCGCAAAGATAGAGAACCCGAAGAGGGCATACATATACACCGCTCCAGAGTGGAAGTGGAGGGTCGTTGAGGTAGTTGCTGAAAAGAGGGACTTCAAGGCGGCGATGGCAGAGCTGATGAAGGACCCTGAGATGAGGAAGCACGGCAAGGAAGTTAGCAAGCTCATACAGAGGCTCATAAAGGAAAGGGCCTTCGAGGTGAAGCGCATAGACGAAGAAAAGGCCCTTAGGGAAGCGAAGGACTTCATCGAGAAGGAGCTCGGCATCGAGATAATCATCAACCCGGAGGAGGACAGGGGCGGAAAGAAGAAGCAGGCCATGCCGCTGAAGCCCGCGGTGTTTGTGGAGTGA